The nucleotide sequence TCTTGTTGATGAGAGGAAAATCCGGCACAATATTGCCTTTTCCGGCGTGACCTACGACCGTCCAGTTAATAAAAGATGGATCGCGCACATCCACGCGCGTAATTTGACCATCTGAGTCCGTCACGACAAAATAGACAATCTCGCCCCTCCAGCCTTCACTGATCCCGAGGGCAAAACTGTTTTTTCGCAAAATCGCCGTTTTGGGATTTACCAGCTCCCCTGGCGCTTCGGCCAATTTTTCCAAAGCTTGTTTTAGAATTTCAAATGAAACGAAAACTTCCTTTATCCGCACATGAAGCCGTGCAAAAACATCGCCCTCTTTTTCCAGCGCAATGCCAAAATTCAATTCCGGATAAGCGGCATGGGGATATTCGATCCTGGCATCATGGGCAATGCCCAGTGCTCTGCCGGCTACGCCGACAACTCCATGATCAAGCGCTAATTGGCGATCGAGCCGACCAGTACTTTGCAAACGGTTGAGGAGCGTACTACTGTCATCGGAAATCTCAATCACTTCCGCAAAATCTTTTTTTATTTTCAAAAGTTTTTCTTGTAATTGTTTTCCCGCTTCCGCAGAAATATCTTTCGTTACCCCGCCAATCACATTCACTCCGCGCAAAAATCGACTGCCGGTCAAACTTTCATTCAGTTGCATGATCATTTCGCGCAGACGACCACCATTGCTTCCGCCAAAACTGAATCCGGTATCGAGCATAATAAACCCGATGTCATTAAAATGATTTGCCAGCCGTTCCAATTCAGAAAAAATCACTCGCAGATATTTTGCTCGCGCGGAGACTTTAGTTTCGGCCAGATTTTCAATCGCCTGGCAAAAAGCCAAACTGTGCGTGAAAGAAGTGTCTCCGGAAACTCTTTCTGACAGGCGCACTTTTTCCGCCAAGGGCAATGTTTCAAAAAGTTTTTCAATTC is from Parcubacteria group bacterium and encodes:
- a CDS encoding NADH-quinone oxidoreductase subunit C — translated: MNQSEIQEKYIPKSFSVKQDGNVLTYAVPTAELLTVCNELYFDHKLQLKTITATDERKAGIGFRIFYVFGVPGENVFLTPYITIQDGKGFPSITKAIHEASGYERRIKSFFGLEPLGHPNARGMLLHENWPAGVFPLRKDFNWQERPAQATGTYEFLKVKGEGIYEIPVGPVHAGIIEPGHFRFSVVGEEVVLLEPKLGYKHKGIEKLFETLPLAEKVRLSERVSGDTSFTHSLAFCQAIENLAETKVSARAKYLRVIFSELERLANHFNDIGFIMLDTGFSFGGSNGGRLREMIMQLNESLTGSRFLRGVNVIGGVTKDISAEAGKQLQEKLLKIKKDFAEVIEISDDSSTLLNRLQSTGRLDRQLALDHGVVGVAGRALGIAHDARIEYPHAAYPELNFGIALEKEGDVFARLHVRIKEVFVSFEILKQALEKLAEAPGELVNPKTAILRKNSFALGISEGWRGEIVYFVVTDSDGQITRVDVRDPSFINWTVVGHAGKGNIVPDFPLINKSFNLSYSGNDL